The Lactuca sativa cultivar Salinas chromosome 2, Lsat_Salinas_v11, whole genome shotgun sequence genome includes the window ctcttgttgaAGCTTGTTGAATTTGGCCTTTCcagagcttagcaccccaagtgttgtgcctcaaacaagtcaaaaCATCATGAAAAATTGGAGCATATTGAGAGAGAGGTTCGGCACCAAGAAGTCATCCATACTCTTGTAATGTCACTCTTAAGTCCGATTTTGGCTAAATGGGTTACACATATATAATGTAGAATTACAAGAgttatatgtaaccctaattcttacacttaggcttatgatccataaacTTATATAGACTATTAATTTATGGACTTCCACATAATCTTAGCCCATTACAAATTAATCATCGATCATTAGCCCATACCATATGtgtcattgatttacataatcagtctctgttaatttaattagtctcttttgatcactaaattaatttcaaatcaacttttgatcaatactaattaaataatatgatttctcaattaatatattatacttataatatattaataaatcagaaATAACCTTTTACCcaaatattcatcctatcaaattgtcctgatgaaggcaacccaaaatggaccatgctactctcggttcaagtatataccaattatagttatgggcgtagacacttaatccaacatgtaaaaccctaatttttggggctAGGGTCGTATTTAAAGGATGTGATGGATAGGGGTTGTCCATTCTCAACCTTTATCACCCTTAGAAGTCGCTCTCTCAAACCCTAGCCTATCCTCTTGTCATTTGAGCTCTATGTTGGTGTTTTGGTCATTTAAAGGTTGAAGGAAGTCTTTATTAAGCAAAGGATCATCTAACAAACTCATATCCATCTCTCGGTTCATCTTATAGACTCTTTTTTAAGTATCCAAGTTCTAACCTTCATGGTTTACCCATTGATCTAGGTTTCGAGATCATTTTCTTTATGATATGTTAATATGAATGGATGGTTTTGATAAATTTGGCAATTTTCTCACTCCTTAGGTCCCTAAGTCATCATATTTTTCAAATCtagacttttattttgattagtaCCATACATGGACTTCTGAATTTATTTCTTTCCATTTTGAGCTAGTTTTGGGAGAGACATGCATTGAACATGCATTTCCATAAAGTAAGGATTTTTATGGTTCATTTAAGGGTAAGTAAATCTTTAGAGATGTTGACCAAAAGACTTAAaaaattaagctcttaatgaagaaAATATCTTTTTGGAAGTGACCACGACGTTGCCAAGGAAGGCCCACAACATGGTGGTACTCTGCATCGTGATTGTTTTGCATGTACATGCCCACAATGTAGCCAAGAGGTCACCACGTCATGGTGATCATTGACCATTGAAATTTTTTGACCGTTGACCAATGACTTTTGACTAATTTGATCTTGAGTCAAACTTGAAGGATTTGGGTTGTTGACTAAGGGTTGATCTTTATTTGGTGATAGTCAGCTTATGGGTTTGATTAGTGCAAGGAAGTGAGAGTCTTGGTGTGCTAGTTTTGCGTTTCATGTGAGTATTCTCTATATGCCACGTATGACATTATATATCCTTTTTATGATAGGTTAAAGGTACTGTTAGAGTATGAGCATTCTAGTTGATTAGGATATCGCCTTATATTGTTTGTGCAATGTAGGACACTTAGTGTCATGGTATGCTAGACTGGTAGGGTCTTACCTATGGATTGTATGATGTTGGTAGGTTTCGTGAATTGTTGGGGTAATGATAGTAATGGTTGTTGGTGGTTTAGTTGGATAGcttgagaactcttggtctaaaGCATTATTGCATGGTTCTTGGTTGATTTATTACTTTCGGGTGGACCATCTATTTGATTGTCTATTTGATCTCTAACTACATATGACTTTATGTATTGTATGAAATACCATGATCTAGCCCCTGGTAATTACATGAAAGACTAGGATCTAGCCCCTGACAACTGCATGAAAGATCAGGATCTGGCCCTAACAATTATATGAAAGAGCAGGATCTGTCCCTTGAGACTTTTATGTAAGATAAGGATTTGACACCTGGCAatggcaaggaaagaccatgatttcGACCATGGTAGTATGTCACCGTAAGACTATTCATTGGCTCATAGCATTCACTTGGGGTTGGAGTAGACCCATTATTTCATATATAAATACATGTTGACAGGAGAGTTGGCATGTTGGCGCTAGAGCTGAGGACTTTGTGTGGATGCATTTTATATATGATGGAATATGAGGTATacttgggaactcactaagatgtATGCATCCAGTTGTCGATAAAATGTTTTGCGGGTTGTTCATGAGAAGAGTTCGGCGGGACTATACATACGCATCGAAGATGTTGATTCCTGCTGTCTTTAAAATTCAACTCTGATAACATTATGATTTCAAATAAATGAATGTCACttattgtttttaatttaaaGGTTTGAATCGGTTAATATGGTTTTTTAAATGAAATATCCATTTGTAATTTTCTTGACGTTACAAAGTTCATAATGTATCACTTCATATCTCTTAACTGTTGAGCCAAATAGATTAAGATTACCCCTCCTTTCTTCTCAACATGACCTACCCTGCCAAACCGATGAACAAATACTTTTGAAGAGGATGGAAGTTCGTAATGTATCACCTAATACAataaataccaacatactttcattaattttttttcaatttacaaAAATGCCATTGAAATAAAACCAGATTTTGATGTCTAAATGAGGAAAGGGGATTGGAAGATCAACATTACACACACTTTTAATGTCATAAATCCAGTGCGTATCATATTTCACCTTTTATTAAATGCCTTTTTTCTAATAGTGGTTATtactaataatataatatatgttAGGATTCATATGTTATGTGAACCTAAGTTTTATTTGGAAGCAATATAATATGTGAGTATTGTGTCGGTTCAATAAGCGTTTTTTTTACCcgttgtttattaatatatttgaggATTGCAACCACATCCACATTATATTTTGAAACTATGTTTGAAAATATAAAGATTTCCGCTATGTACTCTCAATGACAATGTTTTATATAACATTGGAAGAAATAATATTTATGAGTGATGTTTTATTATCAGTTTTTAATTGGGATCAAGGAgatgttttatttttgttataaaaataatCAGGTGTTACACTTAGTAACAATAGGCTTGTGGTAATTACTTTTTCTATTTGGTGCTTTATGACATGTAGGAATGCGATGATGCTATTCCATTATTTTTATTGATTAACAACAAATGATAGGACTCAAAATTTTATGCACCTGCTTTGAtgtaattagtctcttttttatcccCTGGCTTTTATCTTGTACATTGCAAGCACTAATACAAGTTAGCCATTCAGGGGAAAAAAGAGAAAAATGGATTGGTTACATATCTGATATCTGGATCATTGAAAAGGAATTCGAAAACAAACTAACAATATGAGGTATATTTGTGAATTTCAACTAAGATAGAGAATAAAACTAATCTACACATTACAAATCGAAATTTATTCAAACAGAAGGCACAAAAAAGTACCACCTTATAAATTAATGCACAATAAATAGAAACATTCTTAAATGTCTCCCGCTTATATTTAGCTTTAAGGTTCGAAATTTTTACCCATAACCAAATTAAAATTACACACGACTATAATATGTCATTATTCATGCATGTTACATGCTGTAACAATTATTTAGTGAGAGTCTGCAAATAAACATACACATTGACACGTAAATGGAATACAATCCAATCGTTATTGTTGAAGTATTTATGTGTTGGTCACTTGAACTTGTTATGAGAAGTGGATGATTTCTTTAGCTTGTGAGCTTCATTTGGTAACTTAACATTGGTAGCTAATCCTACTGCTTCAAGAAACCTTATCATATACCAACAAAAGTCAATTTGCCACCATTTTAACCCATGACGAGCTGAATATTCAAATGCATGATGATTGTTATGCCATCCTTCTCCGAAAGTAACCAATGCCACCCACCTGTGTGCATACAAAATATTTTGTACTTTTAATGAATTGATCTccatataaattaaaattttgaacttTAATTGTGTACCAGTTATTCTTGGAGAGATCACCAGTGTCCCAACTTTGAGTGCCCCAAATATGACATGCTGAATTCACTAGAAATGTCGTATGGTAACCCCAAGTCGTTGCAACGCCCTACATATATGCTCTTGATCTTATAAATTCATCATTAAATATGACATTTTTAACGGTCAATTGGAAAAAGGAAAAAAGTTTATAGCAGTGGCACCAAACGTAATAACTTATATTATTCATCATGCAAAGTCTTACCACAGCCCAAACAAGATAGGTAAATCCACCATAAGCGTAAACGAGGGCAGCATATGCGGATATATGCAATATATAAGTTCTTTTAATGAACCTATAGAATACTTGATTCTTTAAATCCTCCACGTTATTACTTTTTTGATACTGCAAACACATGATCAACTTAACGACATAATTAACTAATATAAACTTGTTTTGTCTTAATATATCACACAACTTACCTTTTCAATTAAGTAGCCACTATCAAAAAGCCAACCCATGTGACTaaaccaaaacccaaaaataggAGAGTGTGAATCTTTCTCGGAATCGACATATTGATGATGAAATCTATGAATGCTCACCCAAAATATAGGATCCCCCTGTATACAAATAACAGTTATCTACATTTGGctgtttaaataaataaaagaaaaaaattcaaTAATGATCTTTTTGGTTTTAAAAACTTTCCTCAAACGTGAAACTTTTGTTGCATCAATGGTCGCTATCGAGAAAAATTTGCAAGCCAATAGTCCTTATGTATATGTTCCATTAGAGAAAGATGTTAAATTCCCATAAGGACGATTTGTGTAGGTTTCTAAAATTTCGGATAAGGATCATTTGTTGAATTTTCTCAAACTTTGCATAAGGACCATGTGAAGTTTTAAAAAgtctatttaattttttattacttttttttttgaaacggctaACGATTTAGCGGAAGCTCACCACAATATTTCAATGGTGACCCCGAGTTTGAGCTCTTTTACAAGGCAAACTCAGCTCCCAAGGGGATTTCCAAGGAAAACTTCTCACACATTGGGCATAATCGTAACAGACAGATTTAAGAGGTTCAAAGATTTGAACTCATAACCTCAAACATATGTGGGTATCAAACCAGATGTATCAATCTAGCTAGGCTAGACATCGCTTGCAAATTTTTTTATTACTTCACATAAATCAAATAAAAaggtaaaaagaaaaataataataataataataataataatagtttaatatttacataaataaaaaatataacttattatttttaatcaacatgcaaatatatttatttttataaaaaaaacataatacattattataaaaaaatgttattataaaaataatagtaTTTGGTcttttgttataaaaatataaatatggagTTCTGAGTTATAGGTAAAGTAAACATATGTTTTCGTTTTTATTTCATAATAAAAGAATGTTGTgtgcaattaaaaaaaatttggacAATCAATGATTTGTATTGACGCTAAAATTATTAACTAGAATAGAAGAATATAAAATGCAATTTAATCAATTTAATTGGTTTAATTTAATTGGTTTGGTTAACGGTTAAAAATTACTAACATGGTTAACGGTTAAATCTTACTAACATTTGATAGATTTTTTActttacataaaaaaaattaatattttattcaaTAAAGTTGTTTCGTTTTATTAAATTTTGAATATATCTTTTTATAAAGACATAAActtttcaaattaataatttctattttttgataaaaatattaaGTTGTCTATATTTTagtttttctatatttttattgGATTTATGATAATTAATACAACATTAAAAAGATTCTATTAAAATTTCATAAATGGCCTTTATACAAAGTTTCATAAAATTACAAATGATAACAAATGATCATTACGGTGACTTAACGACGACAACTTTTGTCTAAAGTTACCATTTGTGCCAAAAAAAAGTTTCATAATAACCGTTAAAGGGATCTTCTATAAACTAAAAGGACCTTCATGaaaatttttctaaataaaacatacagGAAAGAAAACAAGTACGAACCTGGAAAGAGAGGACCCCAAGATAAGCAAACATGTACTCAAGACACTTAGGCAGCTTTAGACTGCGGTGAGCTAGATTCCGATGATATGAGAGAGTTATTCCAAAAATCCCACAAAACACCCATCGAAAAAATGCAAATAAAAAAGCATCCCAATCGAACCTAAATGGTGCGAAAAGTGAAAGTAAATGAATAGCTAAAATCAGAACACCCGTTTGAATGTCGATAGCCCTCCATTTTCGCGCCCACAAGAGGTTTCTTTTCCTTGTAACCACCACATCAGAGAGCACTATTTTTGTATGCTCTGACTCCTTTACAACAGTGGAAACTGTGGCCGGATTTCTCAACATTTGAGAGGGTAATAAAATTAACGTAGGATTTGTAGTTTGATGTACGTATTATGTGCAAGTATTTATAAGGAAACAATCAGGTCAAGAGGTTTGTACAGGATTGTTGAAATGCATGTAATGATGTATGTCACGTCTTACGTGGTAattgttttcatttttcattttttttttttgaaaggcaACTTGAATAAAACGGGAACAAACCCCAGCAAGAAACTAGGGCGCTCAAAAACGACAATTACATAGTTTTAAAAGCTAATCTAGGTGATGATATCCACAAACCATATGAGGAAAACAATTATTAGCGGCAACAAAAGTCGCCGGTAAGAGTCCAAAATATCGCGGGTAATACTAATAGCGGTGACGCGTCGCCGGTAATGAGTCGCCGCTATTGTCTCGTCGTTATTGATCAATTTGTCGCCGTTAATGAGATATGTCGCCGCTAATGAGACATGTCGCCTCTAATAACTAAGTCGCCGGTAACACAGTCGTCGGTaataacaattttcatttttttaattaacgaTTTTGGTTGCCGGTAATAATGTCGTCAGTAATTACATAACAACattcgattaaatatcaaaaataataATGTCGACGCTAATTACAAACAAACATCCGAttacaattaaatatcaaaagtcataATATCCGATTAATTATAAAAAGTAATAATGTCGCCCGGTAACTACAAAAAACAACCAAAGTTTTACAATCTACCAAGTAGCAAAGTGTGACAACGTATGCATATAAAACACATCCCTACATACCGTCATCTTTGTTCCCATCGTTTCCTCGATTATTTTGGTattgaaaaaacgaataaagTTCATCCCTACATGTCGGGTCGTTGAGCATTGCacgaagattttccaactacataattaataacaaatatataaacttataagttaaattgtcaaacataaacaaaaactatcaaaatatattgttatttttaaactaagacaaaaaaaaacaaagtacattgttattttttgcacttcggacaaaaacctaattaccaaagtttttagcaaataatcaccataAAACCAAAATTACcgaatcaacatgcattttatgatgctaaagtagattgctatttttaaactaagacaaaaaactaaagtacgttgttattttttgcacttgggacaaaaacctaaTTACCGAAGTTTtcagcaaataatcaccacaaaaccaaaattaccaaatcaacatgcattttatgatgctaaagtagattgttatttttaaactaatacaaataaccaaagtacgttgttattttttgcacttgggacaaaaacctaattaccaaagtttttagaaaataatcaccacaaaaccaaaattaccaaatcaacatgcattttatgatgctaaagtagattgttatttttaaactaagatagaaaaccaaagtatattgttatttcttgcacttgggacaaaaacccaatTACTAATggttttagcaaataatcaccacaaaaccaaaattaccaaatcaacatgcattttatgatgctaaagtagattgctatttttaaactaagacaaaaaaccAAAGAACGTTGTTACtttttgcacttgggacaaaaacctaaTTAACAAAgctttagcaaataatcaccacaaaaaaCCAAAGTAGATTCTTTTACCTGTGATGGTTGGGGTGATGGCTGCGAAGGTTGTGGAATTGACGGGAGAACGGAAGGTTTACGGCCAATGCCTCTAATATGGCCATGTCGCTCTCCTAATACTTTCTCAAACGCAACTCTTTCTTGAGCGGGTGTTAACTCACTTGCACCTAGAGTTTGTTCTAACAGCTCTTCAACTAACCGATTCTGTAACTCCCAAAAGTGagtaacaattaagtataaatagacatttaattatatgataaaattataattaaatacttacatattgTTGTTCCGTCTCAGCAAtaacaaatacaccattcttaTCGGTACGAACTTTGTGAAACGTTCCACTCTCTTAAGGTTTtgtttaactttaaaaattagattatattttaaataaataattacatgtatCGTACGTTACCTTCTTATAGGAAGTACTGTTATACGAGCTCAAACCCCCACGATTCACATTTGTTTGCATTTCACGGACTTTTTTGTTCCTTTCTGAAGCAATTTTGTGTTCGTCCGTTTGGAAATACTCAACTGCCTTCGTCCAGTTATCAACTATCATACAAAATTTTCACAATCATATACcacatttacaacaaacatacatacattcacatacacacaaTGACATCCTACttataacaaatacatataatttcacatatatatagataataacatcatatatatatacttctaccaaatactcatatacatcaaacacacatacattgAGATATATACaccaaattcacatatattcatACAAATACCAAATATACAATCTAATTTTCACATATGGCAATTTTCACATAATTTTCACATACAAATAccaaattcacaaaaaaaaatgaaataatagaaCCTGTAGTGGCGGAAATCAACGGATATGTTGCCGGAAAAATTGGTCTTCACCCAAAAATACCCTCATCGGTAAACCCAAAGACAATACCACCAAAAACACTAAAATTGAacaatttattgcaatttaatcaTCAAATTCAGCTCTTAATAATCACCAAATGTCCCTAAAACaatcaaattcatttttttcTAATCCAATaacaacaccaccaaaaacaagAAATTGAACAATTTATTgccatttaatcatcaaatgcagCTACAAATTAAAATTAACATACAAATTAAAAAGGAAACAACAAAATCAACTAACCTTTCTTCAAGAAATGAAGCTAGAAATTGATCCCAAAAGCCCTAACCACCCCTTGATCCTTAATCTCACACAATGTGGGGAGATATGTAGTTGGAACAACCTAATTGAAGACAAACTCGGTAGAAGCTGCAAGAGGCGACTGTGTGGGATGCAACAAACAGAAAGCAAAATGGGAAAAAAGAAGAAATTGTGTGCGTTTTTTTTATCTGCGagagcctttagcggcgacaattAGGGCTTTACCAGCGACAAAGGTCAATAGCGGCGACAATCTAGAGGGAAGGGTACCGTGTCATTTTTTACCTAACTATTAGCGGCGGCATTTTTAACTTTTAGCGGTGACACATATGTCGCCGGTATTAGGTTAGTGCGGATAAGGGACCCCAACCGTTGGATTGGATATTTGATCGAACGGCTTAGATGTAACGGAGGGGGAAAACGCGGATTCGGGTGATAACCCTTTAGCAGTGTGACAAACCGAAAATTTTTTGCTTTGAAGactcagtcagtcaactcaactgagtgttaGACTCATTGGTAATGAGTTCTAGCATTGTtgaaggtcattctaaggagatTAAGCCTactacacttaaggaataagtgttaggaaGTACTTGCTAGAGACACTGTTGAACTAATCTAGCCTTAACCTCATCAAGAAGAGTTCACAGCCTTaagcacttgagtttacggccgtaaactcaaggaaggCCGTAAAGTCCCCTTTATATGCTCATATTCTTCAACTTTCTTCATTCGTTCAtttccacctcaagaacacttccaaatcctctcaagtatcatcgagtTCATTACCTTAGATCATCAAAATCGTAAGTGTTCTttccttgatttgttgttacacTTCATCTCCTAGTTACACTCTTAGATTTCATCGATGAAAATCATGtcttcatagatcttcaagtttcaccaagaacaccaagaacacacactagtgttcttggagaaaatcggccATTTGAAGCTTCTATATCGTATTTCCTCCTCCCTATACTTAAAATCTAGTTAAGAATCATGCTTAGAACCTTGAAAACATCAATAATGCAAGACCAAAAGGAGTTTGCGGCCAAGCCATCTCCCATggtcgtaaacccctataaaggtgcCATTTGAGCcctaaactcttcctaaggcttggatttGAGGCTAGAACACTCTCATGTGAGTTGTAAAACTTTGAACCATCAccaaactcatgatttagagagTTTACATCCCATGAGTAAACacccttggtcgtaaactccaattaaggtcaagtcttggaccttaaacacatctAGACTCTTGCTAAACCATAGAACACTTAAACCCTTGAGACTTCCTACCTTTAAAACTCTAAATGTGACcatttagagagtttacggccaggagtaagctcccttggccgtaaacacctcaacacTCTCCATAGAGTTGGCATTTCTCGTCCTTGGGTAGAGAAAAAGTCCTTCAAGCTTCCCTAGCCTTTAAACTAACACTTATGCATGTttgaccatgattttacggccgtaaactcctttgggccataaacccatggtagtaaactcatgttagtgtCATTCTACACCCCTTagtccaatcacatgtgattccaacacttggtcaaagtgtttcctagtcccggaaggtgtttcctttcatatagttgcttataaacactatattcatgccagtatatgtcatttagggcttattgtgtctcaggacttcattcgtggaacttctcatccttacacacgTATTCGTGGAATCACccacagcaggtgagttcataccccataatgaatcttttaattgttttaattgcTTTTAAGGGGAGGACTACAAGTtggacacaatgataattgtgtaattgtttgttataaacatctttcaaaatgtggcTTATGTCTTCTGTAAgtggtcaaaacatttcaaaaactattttacagttatgttgctttatagtttaatAAAACTCTGTTTTTAAAATACAAGCATAGCttggtagtaaaatgagtcttttcaataatagttcaagtagaatactagtaaactataatgggtatagtttaggggttcagttcatactaggtacaatacacgataacagaaagaacatactaagatactataacaagagAAGATACTAAGATACTAAAGCAAAACGAGCACACGaatttgctatagcatggaacacttACAGaatctaactataccaattaatcactaacgcattgttctaaacaaaaggtgatagttatattgggtatacatgatcatataattttaatgtggatgttcacggcttgcaattgATTGTAGAGGTCGCGTTTGGGTCCCAAAATCTTTTGATagggagagcgtttagtatgggatctagccatcacattataccttaataatcaAGTTAAGACAATTAGTATAATGGTAGTTACTATATAAAATACTACaatacttacattttacaagcgacaaacagaacagtcgggtctagtacattcagtagaaaggggccataatgctaactttatgattccttaatgtatacatcaagggatatatataaataggatccgacaggtaataggatgtattctttccgcttcatttcgtgttccttgtttggttgtgggcttagagcagattcacccagccGATTATCTATTCGATCtgtgttatatatatgttctgtatacattaagtcatcataaggggtaccaggtatggatcaagtcataggac containing:
- the LOC111888922 gene encoding palmitoyl-monogalactosyldiacylglycerol delta-7 desaturase, chloroplastic; translated protein: MLRNPATVSTVVKESEHTKIVLSDVVVTRKRNLLWARKWRAIDIQTGVLILAIHLLSLFAPFRFDWDAFLFAFFRWVFCGIFGITLSYHRNLAHRSLKLPKCLEYMFAYLGVLSFQGDPIFWVSIHRFHHQYVDSEKDSHSPIFGFWFSHMGWLFDSGYLIEKYQKSNNVEDLKNQVFYRFIKRTYILHISAYAALVYAYGGFTYLVWAVGVATTWGYHTTFLVNSACHIWGTQSWDTGDLSKNNWWVALVTFGEGWHNNHHAFEYSARHGLKWWQIDFCWYMIRFLEAVGLATNVKLPNEAHKLKKSSTSHNKFK